The genomic interval GTCGACTTTTTGAGCATCGGTACCAACGACTTGGCCCAGTACACCTTGGCCGTCGACCGTAGCAACGAGTACGTCGCCGATCTGTATCAATCCAGCGACCCGGCTGTGTTGCGACTGATCCGACAGAGCGTCGAGATCTCCGACCAACACCAAACGCCGATTTCCGTCTGCGGTGAAATGAGCAGCAATCCGGGACGCGCCCTGTTGCTGATCGGCTTGGGCGTTCGCCACTTGAGCGTTCCTCCTTCGGCTCTCTTGAGAGTCAAGAAAGCGATCCGCAGCGTATCCATCGAACAGTGTCAAGCCATTGCGGCTCGCGTGATGTCTCTGGAGGCCGCACGAGATGTCGACCTGTATTTGCTGGATCGATTGTCAGAACTTGTCCCCGAGTTGATCGTGACGTGAACGGCTGCAAAGAACATTGATCCTGTGGAGAGAGACTTCGCAAACGCTTTGAAATGAAATCACCCGAACTCGAAATCACGAACAACGACGACGCTCAGGAATCACCTGAGTTGCTGCGGGTTCGGTATCGAATTCGCTTTTCAAAAACGGACCTTCTGCGTTGGACCAGCCACCGTGACTTGGCTCGTTTGTGGGAACGTCTGCTGCGGCGTGCCCAGTTGAACTTGTCGATGACGGAAGGCTTTCACCCCAAGCCACGCGTTGGTTTCCCCTCCGCACTCGCGTTGGGCACCGAGAGTCTGGACGAAGTCGTCGAAATCGACTTGGCCGAAGAGCTGGCCCCACAAGTGCTGTTGGATCGGCTGGCCGATGACCATCAGCCCGGCTTGACCATCAAGAGCGTGCAACGCATCCCTGTGGAGGCGGGCAAGGCCAAACTGCAGCGAAGCGATTTTCAGGTCGCGTTGCCCGATGGCGTTAGTCCCGACGAACTGCGATCAAACATCGAACAGTTCCTCGGTCAAGAAACCGTGACGATCATGCGTAAGGACAAGCCGCTGACCGTCTCGGTGAAAAAACAAATCAACAACGTGATGATCGAAAACGGAATGCTGATGTTTTCGCTCATCGCCGCCGATGCCGCATCGCTACGTCCGAGCGATGTGCTGGATCTCTTGTCCGCTAGCGACTGGATCGAGCGTGGCACCAAGATCACGAGATCGGCCGTGATCCTCGCTAAAGAATGCGAGCCCAATTCGGACGCTCCCCTTGCCGTGGCGACTTCGCTCCCAGCGAGCGATCCGCCAACGGCCAACTGAACGCTTAACGAGAACACCATTGCCCCCCGATACAACACTAGCCAGCAACACACCACACCCTAAATCGCCTCACAACGAAAACATCCTGCCTGACGGCACCACCACGAGCCAGTTCGACCTGCCTGACACGCGGAGCGCAGATCGGCTCGATCACCAAACACACGAATTCACTTCGAGTTCTGAATTTGAATCAGACTCGGTCAACCACCCCAGAGGTGTCAAAATGCGAAAAGAAATGTTGATGAACGTGCTCCAACCAGAGGAGAGCCGCATCGCCATCTTGGAAAACGGACGACTGGACGAACTGTACGTTGAACGCAAGAGCGTGGAAGCTTTTGCGGGCAACATCTACCGTGGCAAGATCGTCAATCTCGAACCCAGCATCCAAGCCGCCTTCGTCGACTTCGGCGTCGGACGCAACGGTTTCCTGCACATCAGTGATGTCGAACCCCAGTACTTTCGCCAAGGCGGTTACGACCCTGAAGAGATCATGCGGGAGTCCGATGAAATGGCGGAAGCCGCAGCCAAGCGAGCCCGCGAATCGGGACGTGGCAGCAAACGTGCCTTCAAAGGCGGCCGCCCCCGCAACAAGCCGCCCATCCAAGAAATCTTTCGACGCGGCGACGAAGTCCTCGTGCAGGTGATCAAAGAAGGCATCGGAACCAAAGGCCCCACGCTCAGCACGTACATCTCCATTCCCGGTCGCTATCTCGTCTTGATGCCCGCACTGGGCCGCGTCGGTGTCAGCCGCAAGATCGAAGACGACGACGACCGCAAACGCTTGCGTCGCTGCCTACTCT from Stieleria varia carries:
- a CDS encoding TIGR03936 family radical SAM-associated protein; translation: MKSPELEITNNDDAQESPELLRVRYRIRFSKTDLLRWTSHRDLARLWERLLRRAQLNLSMTEGFHPKPRVGFPSALALGTESLDEVVEIDLAEELAPQVLLDRLADDHQPGLTIKSVQRIPVEAGKAKLQRSDFQVALPDGVSPDELRSNIEQFLGQETVTIMRKDKPLTVSVKKQINNVMIENGMLMFSLIAADAASLRPSDVLDLLSASDWIERGTKITRSAVILAKECEPNSDAPLAVATSLPASDPPTAN